The Eublepharis macularius isolate TG4126 chromosome 3, MPM_Emac_v1.0, whole genome shotgun sequence genome has a window encoding:
- the LOC129325512 gene encoding apovitellenin-1-like, translating into MHQSKAIAVCLILLLGSALTEVGAKAISKRHVRRDWLILPDAVAFYVYESVNKISPKTAELLARAVQVPFILDTRNFLIQETAKISVKAEEAMGKFMEKISGFWQQQEKEPAQQ; encoded by the exons ATGCATCAGTCCAAAGCTATAGCTGTCTGTCTGATTCTTCTCCTTGGCAGTGCACTGACTG AAGTTGGTGCTAAGGCCATCTCAAAAAGGCATGTCCGTCGTGACTGGTTGATCTTGCCTGATGCTGTTGCCTTTTATGTGTATGAGTCTGTGAACAAAATATCCCCCAAAACTGCAGAACTGTTGGCAAGAGCTGTCCAGGTTCCATTCATTCTTGATACAAG GAACTTCCTGATACAGGAGACAGCTAAAATCAGTGTGAAAGCTGAAGAagcaatgggaaaatttatggagaaaatatctggcttctggcaacagcaggagaaagagcCAGCACAGCAATAA